The Pseudomonas sp. FP2309 genome has a window encoding:
- the pdxY gene encoding pyridoxal kinase PdxY yields MKRTPHLLAIQSHVVFGHAGNSAAVFPMQRVGVNVWPLNTVQFSNHTQYGQWAGEVLAPQQIPALVEGIAAIGELGNCDAVLSGYLGSADQGRAILTGVARIKAINPKVLYLCDPVMGHPEKGCIVPQEVSDFLLDEAAAMADFLCPNQLELDSFAGRKPQSLFDCLAMAKALLARGPKAVLVKHLDYPGKLPDGFEMLLVTANGSWHLRRPLLAFPRQPVGVGDLTSGLFLARVLLGDSLLAAFEFTAAAVHEVLLETQACASYELELVRAQDRIAHPRVRFEATPIGL; encoded by the coding sequence ATGAAACGCACCCCTCATCTGCTTGCGATCCAGTCTCATGTGGTCTTCGGCCACGCCGGAAACAGTGCCGCCGTGTTCCCCATGCAGCGGGTGGGGGTGAACGTTTGGCCACTGAACACGGTGCAGTTCTCCAACCACACCCAGTATGGTCAGTGGGCGGGCGAGGTGCTGGCGCCGCAGCAGATTCCTGCGTTGGTGGAAGGCATTGCCGCCATCGGAGAGCTGGGCAATTGTGACGCGGTGCTGTCCGGCTACCTGGGCAGTGCGGACCAGGGACGGGCGATACTTACCGGTGTGGCGCGGATCAAGGCCATCAACCCCAAGGTCCTTTACCTGTGCGACCCGGTGATGGGGCATCCGGAAAAGGGCTGCATCGTGCCGCAGGAAGTCAGCGATTTCCTGCTCGACGAAGCCGCCGCCATGGCCGACTTCCTGTGCCCCAACCAGCTGGAACTGGACAGCTTTGCCGGGCGCAAGCCGCAGTCACTGTTCGATTGCCTGGCCATGGCCAAGGCCTTGCTGGCCCGCGGGCCGAAGGCCGTGCTGGTCAAACATTTGGATTACCCCGGCAAGCTGCCGGATGGCTTCGAGATGCTGCTGGTCACCGCCAACGGCAGCTGGCACCTGCGTCGGCCGCTGCTGGCGTTCCCGCGCCAGCCGGTGGGCGTGGGCGACCTGACCTCCGGGCTGTTTCTGGCGCGGGTGTTGTTGGGCGACAGCCTGCTGGCGGCATTTGAGTTCACCGCCGCCGCCGTGCATGAAGTACTGCTGGAAACCCAGGCTTGTGCCAGTTATGAACTGGAACTGGTGCGGGCGCAGGATCGGATTGCCCATCCGCGTGTGCGGTTCGAAGCGACGCCGATCGGCCTCTAA
- a CDS encoding cation:proton antiporter translates to MHAISFIQDLAVIMLVAGVVTVLFHRLKQPVVLGYIVAGFIIGPHTPPFGLIHDEDTIKTLAELGVIFLMFCLGLEFSLRKLFKVGATAFIAAFLEIILMIWIGYEIGRWFDWNTMDSLFLGAILAISSTTIIVKALNDLKMKDQRFAQLIFGVLIVEDILGIGLIALLSSIAVSGTVSSGEVFSTVGKLSLFMIVALVIGILLVPRLLAYVAKFDSNEMLLITVLGLCFGFCLLVVKLEYSMVLGAFLIGAIMAESRQLIKIERLIEPVRDMFSAIFFVAIGLMIDPQILLQYAWPIAVITVAVVLGKMLSCGLGAFIAGNDGRTSLRVGMGLSQIGEFSFIIAALGMTLQVTSDFLYPVAVAVSAITTLLTPYLIRGADPLSLKLAAVMPQRMSRVFGMYGEWLRSIQPQGEGAMLASMIRKIILQVGVNLALVIAIFFAGSFFAARIGGYLEGWISDPSWQKALIWGGALLLSLPFLIAAYRKLKALSMLLAEMSVKPEMAGRHTQRVRRVIAELIPILSLLVIFLLLAALSASILPTNKLLVLIAVVAAAVAAVLWRWFIRVHTRMQVALLETLANHKDTPEH, encoded by the coding sequence ATGCACGCCATCAGCTTTATCCAGGACTTGGCCGTGATCATGTTGGTGGCAGGGGTGGTCACCGTGCTGTTTCACCGCCTCAAGCAGCCGGTGGTGCTGGGTTACATCGTCGCCGGTTTTATCATTGGGCCCCACACGCCGCCGTTCGGCCTGATCCACGACGAAGACACCATCAAGACCCTGGCCGAGTTGGGGGTGATCTTCCTGATGTTCTGTCTGGGCCTGGAGTTCAGTCTGCGCAAGCTGTTCAAGGTGGGCGCCACGGCGTTTATCGCGGCCTTCCTGGAAATCATCCTGATGATCTGGATCGGCTACGAAATCGGCCGCTGGTTCGACTGGAACACCATGGACTCGCTGTTCCTCGGCGCCATCCTGGCGATCTCCTCGACCACCATCATCGTCAAGGCGCTCAACGACCTGAAGATGAAAGACCAGCGCTTCGCCCAGCTGATTTTCGGCGTGTTGATTGTCGAAGACATCCTGGGGATCGGCCTCATTGCCTTGCTGTCGAGCATCGCCGTGAGCGGGACGGTGAGCTCCGGCGAGGTGTTTTCCACCGTCGGCAAACTCTCGCTGTTTATGATCGTGGCATTGGTCATCGGTATTCTGCTGGTACCGCGGCTGTTGGCCTACGTGGCCAAGTTCGACAGCAACGAGATGCTGCTGATCACGGTACTGGGCCTGTGCTTCGGTTTCTGCCTGTTGGTGGTCAAGCTGGAATACAGCATGGTGCTGGGGGCGTTCCTGATCGGCGCGATCATGGCCGAGTCCCGTCAGTTGATTAAGATCGAGCGTTTGATCGAGCCGGTTCGCGATATGTTCAGTGCGATCTTCTTTGTGGCGATCGGTTTGATGATCGACCCGCAGATTCTGCTGCAGTACGCCTGGCCGATTGCGGTGATCACCGTGGCGGTGGTTCTGGGCAAAATGTTGTCCTGCGGATTGGGGGCGTTTATCGCAGGTAATGACGGCCGTACCTCACTGCGGGTGGGCATGGGGCTGTCACAGATTGGCGAATTTTCTTTCATCATCGCCGCGTTGGGCATGACCTTGCAGGTGACCAGCGACTTTCTTTATCCGGTGGCGGTCGCGGTGTCGGCGATTACCACGCTGCTCACGCCTTACTTGATTCGCGGTGCCGACCCATTGTCATTGAAGCTTGCCGCCGTGATGCCCCAGCGCATGAGCCGGGTATTCGGTATGTATGGTGAGTGGCTGCGCAGCATTCAGCCCCAGGGCGAGGGCGCGATGCTGGCGTCAATGATCCGCAAGATCATCCTGCAAGTGGGGGTCAATCTGGCGCTGGTGATCGCGATCTTCTTCGCCGGCAGCTTTTTTGCGGCGCGCATCGGTGGGTATCTGGAAGGTTGGATCAGCGACCCCAGCTGGCAGAAGGCGTTGATCTGGGGTGGGGCGTTGTTGCTGTCGCTGCCGTTCTTGATCGCGGCCTACCGCAAGCTCAAGGCGCTGTCGATGTTGCTGGCTGAGATGAGCGTGAAGCCGGAGATGGCTGGGCGGCATACGCAGCGGGTGCGACGGGTGATTGCGGAGCTGATCCCCATTTTGTCGTTGCTGGTGATCTTCCTGCTATTGGCAGCCTTGTCGGCCAGTATCTTGCCGACCAACAAGTTGCTGGTGCTGATCGCCGTGGTCGCGGCGGCGGTAGCGGCGGTGCTCTGGCGCTGGTTCATCCGCGTGCATACGCGGATGCAGGTCGCCTTGCTGGAGACCCTGGCTAACCACAAGGATACGCCGGAGCACTAG
- a CDS encoding acyl-CoA thioesterase, which translates to MEPGNAQLSMTVLMTPDMANFSGNVHGGTLLKYLDEVAYACASRYAGRYVVTLSVDQVIFREPIHVGELVTFLASVNYTGNTSMEVGIKVVTENIRERSVRHTNSCFFTMVAVDDQRKPAAVPPLQPRNSEDKRRFVQAQQRRQIRQELEKRYQEIKADAL; encoded by the coding sequence ATGGAACCCGGAAACGCCCAGCTGTCGATGACGGTATTGATGACCCCTGATATGGCCAACTTCTCTGGCAATGTCCACGGCGGCACCCTGCTCAAGTACCTCGACGAAGTGGCCTACGCCTGCGCGAGCCGTTATGCCGGTCGCTATGTGGTGACGTTGTCGGTGGACCAAGTGATTTTTCGCGAGCCGATCCATGTCGGCGAGTTGGTGACGTTCCTGGCGTCGGTCAACTACACCGGCAATACCTCGATGGAAGTGGGGATCAAGGTAGTGACCGAGAACATCCGCGAGCGCTCGGTGCGTCATACCAACAGCTGCTTTTTCACCATGGTGGCCGTGGACGACCAGCGCAAACCGGCCGCCGTGCCACCGCTGCAACCCCGTAACAGCGAAGACAAGCGCCGGTTCGTACAGGCCCAGCAACGCCGGCAGATCCGCCAGGAGCTGGAGAAGCGCTATCAGGAGATCAAGGCGGACGCGCTTTAA
- a CDS encoding Tim44 domain-containing protein, whose amino-acid sequence MKRFLSIAMALCIGLTMSLDANAKRFGGGKSSGAAPTHQTSQMAPAAGAGGAAATAGAAGAAGAAAKAGGASRWLGPLAGIAAGGLLASMFMGGGFEGMQIFDILIMGVIAFLVFRFIAARRRKQQEQMAPAGAPMQREVFEQKPAMGSIFGGSAAPAAARPVINAPAWFNEERFVEAARSHFQSLQQHWDANEMDKISEFVTPQLLEFLKRERADLGDGFQSTFIDDLRVQLEGVDDRADKTIATLTFSGVSKTSRFDQGEVFSESWNMERAQGDNQPWLVAGIRQNG is encoded by the coding sequence ATGAAACGTTTTCTTAGCATCGCCATGGCGTTGTGCATCGGCCTGACGATGAGCCTCGACGCCAACGCCAAACGCTTCGGTGGCGGCAAAAGCTCGGGCGCGGCACCGACCCACCAGACCAGCCAAATGGCTCCAGCCGCCGGTGCGGGTGGTGCTGCGGCTACCGCAGGCGCAGCCGGTGCTGCTGGCGCCGCTGCCAAGGCTGGCGGTGCTTCGCGCTGGTTGGGCCCTCTGGCCGGTATCGCGGCCGGTGGCCTGCTCGCCTCCATGTTCATGGGCGGTGGCTTCGAGGGTATGCAGATCTTCGACATCCTGATCATGGGCGTCATTGCCTTCCTGGTCTTCCGCTTTATCGCCGCCCGTCGCCGCAAGCAGCAGGAGCAAATGGCTCCAGCCGGTGCGCCGATGCAGCGTGAAGTGTTCGAGCAAAAACCTGCCATGGGTTCGATCTTCGGTGGTTCGGCGGCACCTGCCGCTGCCCGTCCGGTGATCAACGCACCGGCCTGGTTCAACGAAGAGCGTTTCGTCGAAGCGGCGCGCAGCCACTTCCAGTCCCTGCAGCAACACTGGGACGCCAACGAAATGGATAAGATCTCCGAGTTCGTGACCCCACAACTGCTGGAGTTCCTCAAGCGTGAACGCGCCGACCTGGGCGACGGCTTCCAGTCGACCTTCATCGACGACCTGCGCGTCCAACTGGAAGGTGTGGATGATCGCGCTGACAAGACCATCGCCACCCTGACCTTCAGCGGCGTGTCGAAGACTTCGCGTTTCGACCAGGGCGAAGTGTTCAGCGAAAGCTGGAATATGGAACGTGCCCAAGGCGACAACCAGCCATGGCTGGTTGCCGGTATCCGCCAGAACGGCTGA
- a CDS encoding DUF1826 domain-containing protein, which translates to MLAPVIPLRPVIRQTRGETPLALSDILEDGVNLALWQRQLPLHIAEFGALLVALNEPLADSMVIELDREDAAPNLRGLASSCRDLEGYEGFIADVAWLVSAFACLLGAKRIGVRLRLLDKAMCPRFHVDHVPVRLITTYAGVGSQWLREGVMDRRKLSQAEAEPHERIEQIQCGEVALLKGTKWHGNEAHGLIHRSPALKANERRLILTLDWLA; encoded by the coding sequence ATGCTGGCACCCGTTATCCCCCTGCGCCCGGTGATTCGCCAGACCCGCGGCGAAACCCCGCTGGCGCTGTCCGACATTCTCGAAGACGGCGTGAACCTGGCGTTGTGGCAGCGCCAATTGCCACTGCACATCGCCGAATTCGGTGCCTTGCTGGTGGCACTCAACGAGCCATTGGCCGATTCGATGGTCATTGAGCTCGACCGCGAAGATGCTGCGCCGAATTTGCGCGGATTGGCGTCCAGTTGTCGCGATCTTGAGGGCTACGAAGGCTTTATCGCCGATGTCGCATGGCTGGTCAGCGCCTTTGCCTGCCTGCTCGGCGCCAAGCGTATCGGCGTGCGCCTGCGGTTGCTGGATAAAGCCATGTGCCCGCGCTTTCACGTCGACCACGTGCCGGTGCGGCTGATTACCACCTATGCCGGGGTCGGCAGCCAGTGGCTGCGTGAAGGGGTGATGGATCGGCGCAAGCTCAGCCAGGCGGAGGCCGAACCCCACGAGCGCATCGAGCAGATCCAGTGTGGTGAAGTGGCGCTGCTCAAGGGCACCAAATGGCACGGCAACGAGGCGCACGGTCTGATCCATCGGTCACCTGCCCTGAAAGCTAATGAGCGCCGATTGATTCTGACGCTGGATTGGCTGGCGTAA
- a CDS encoding SMI1/KNR4 family protein has product MEEIIEQLREANEPVPVPLELPDEDQIVEIEEQLFIDIPFVFREFLLTVSDVVYGSLEPVTVTDPQSHTYLPDVAANAWDAGVDRSMIPICQDGDDYYCVEEDGTVVLWSGEEELVQEETWESVWHWARDVWLES; this is encoded by the coding sequence GTGGAAGAAATCATCGAACAATTGCGTGAAGCCAACGAACCGGTCCCGGTTCCTCTGGAACTGCCTGACGAAGACCAAATCGTAGAGATCGAAGAACAGCTGTTCATCGACATCCCGTTTGTGTTCCGCGAATTCCTGCTGACCGTCAGCGACGTGGTGTACGGCAGCCTCGAACCGGTGACCGTCACCGACCCGCAATCCCACACCTACCTGCCCGACGTGGCCGCCAATGCCTGGGATGCCGGTGTAGATCGCAGCATGATCCCGATCTGCCAGGACGGCGACGACTACTACTGCGTCGAAGAAGACGGCACTGTGGTGCTGTGGTCCGGCGAAGAAGAACTCGTCCAGGAAGAAACCTGGGAATCGGTGTGGCACTGGGCGCGGGACGTGTGGTTGGAAAGCTGA
- a CDS encoding GTP-binding protein, translated as MLQNIPTHVIAGPLGAGKTSLIKHLLAQRPANERWAVLINEFGQIGLDAALLTQDDDGIALGEVAGGCLCCVNGAPFQVGLGRLLRKATPDRLFIEPSGLGHPAQLLKQLREAPWQTVLAVQPCVLVLDVQALAAGKPLPPAQQQALASAGLLVLNKDEALDTAQRQAIEQQLPDCPRYWTHQAQLPLAQLPGLYAKAGAAVDNVYMPKGLAQMPAVWSDPALPICLSQSQEDGWSIGWRWHPSQSFDPERLAQWLTHLEWRRAKLVIHSRDAWVSANAVDNSPFTWLPSEWRRDTRIELIFSAPQDVAALQAELAACRY; from the coding sequence ATGCTGCAGAACATTCCCACCCACGTGATTGCCGGGCCCCTGGGTGCCGGCAAGACCAGCCTGATCAAGCACCTGCTCGCCCAACGGCCGGCCAACGAGCGCTGGGCGGTGTTGATCAACGAGTTCGGCCAGATCGGCCTGGATGCGGCGCTGCTGACACAGGACGATGACGGTATTGCCCTCGGCGAAGTCGCGGGTGGCTGCCTGTGCTGTGTGAATGGCGCGCCGTTCCAGGTCGGCCTGGGTCGCCTGTTGCGTAAGGCCACGCCCGATCGATTATTTATCGAACCGTCAGGGCTGGGCCATCCCGCGCAATTGCTCAAACAGTTGCGTGAAGCACCATGGCAGACGGTGTTGGCGGTGCAGCCTTGTGTATTGGTGTTGGACGTCCAGGCCCTGGCGGCGGGCAAACCCTTGCCGCCTGCACAGCAGCAGGCCCTGGCGAGCGCCGGCCTTTTGGTGTTGAACAAGGATGAGGCGCTGGACACGGCGCAGCGCCAGGCGATCGAACAGCAGTTACCCGACTGCCCGCGCTATTGGACCCACCAGGCGCAGTTGCCGTTGGCACAGCTGCCGGGCCTGTATGCCAAAGCGGGTGCGGCTGTGGATAACGTCTACATGCCCAAAGGCTTGGCGCAGATGCCGGCGGTCTGGAGCGATCCCGCGTTGCCCATCTGCTTGAGCCAATCCCAGGAGGACGGTTGGAGCATTGGTTGGCGCTGGCACCCCAGCCAGTCGTTCGATCCCGAGCGTCTGGCGCAATGGCTCACGCACCTTGAGTGGCGCCGCGCTAAGCTGGTTATCCACAGCCGGGACGCATGGGTGTCCGCCAACGCTGTGGATAACAGCCCGTTCACCTGGCTGCCCAGCGAATGGCGTCGCGATACCCGGATTGAATTGATCTTCAGCGCACCACAGGACGTGGCTGCGCTGCAGGCCGAGCTGGCAGCCTGCCGCTACTGA
- a CDS encoding DUF3301 domain-containing protein, translating to MLTLGNIFVLMLLATGAAWVWHNHGLRERALARVKQHCAKLDIELLDGAVALKRIGFVKDANGRRRLARVYNFEFTVTGESRHSGTITQFGAHSAQIELAPYPFEAKEALPSAEVIELSQWRQDHAAKNRQ from the coding sequence ATGCTGACCCTGGGAAACATCTTCGTGTTGATGCTGCTGGCGACCGGTGCCGCCTGGGTATGGCACAACCACGGCCTGCGCGAGCGGGCGCTGGCGCGGGTCAAGCAGCATTGCGCCAAGCTCGATATCGAGTTGCTCGACGGTGCAGTTGCGCTCAAGCGCATTGGTTTTGTGAAGGATGCCAACGGGCGCCGGCGTCTGGCGCGGGTCTACAACTTTGAATTCACTGTCACGGGCGAGTCCCGGCACAGTGGCACCATCACCCAATTCGGCGCCCATAGCGCGCAGATCGAACTGGCGCCCTACCCGTTCGAGGCCAAGGAAGCGCTGCCCAGCGCCGAAGTGATCGAGCTGAGCCAGTGGCGCCAGGACCACGCGGCCAAGAACCGTCAGTAG